One window of the Eucalyptus grandis isolate ANBG69807.140 chromosome 8, ASM1654582v1, whole genome shotgun sequence genome contains the following:
- the LOC104417402 gene encoding probable aspartic proteinase GIP2, whose product MYEKLSTINNVYLMQCLMSKKDEGFIARDPFYQRYLDDDSSIGPLDEDCGRKEKRKIGNINGALILVSHFLRQLPFSCVPPKFTSGISVAGNGVVALSIAPTSITMKLSADLNLPHKLALCLPSSSFSPGHGDFYVSGGRTSGLCSNRTSRSRSSSILSADRPFMAPYLRPTSIDKNGRGGTKISTLTPYTVLHSAIYSALVAEFLKQAAEKKMRRVDLITPFGACFDARSIRSGVAGPDVPAMALVLPSDAQWGIEGVNSMVRVSEEVMRPGFVDGGSTPITALVIGAHQMEDNLVEFDVAVMAFRFSNSLLLRNTGCSHS is encoded by the exons ATGTACGAGAAGCTCTCTACAATAAACAATGTCTACTTGATGCAGTGTCTAATGTCAAAGAAGGACGAAG GATTCATTGCTCGAGATCCTTTCTACCAGAGATACCTAGATGACGATTCTTCCATAGGGCCTCTTGATGAAGACTGTGGAAG aaaagaaaaaagaaaaatcggaaATATTAACGGTGCACTCATCCTCGTCTCCCATTTTCTGCGGCAACTTCCTTTCTCTTGCGTGCCTCCGAAGTTCACGAGCGGCATCTCCGTAGCCGGCAATGGCGTGGTGGCACTTTCCATCGCTCCGACCTCGATCACCATGAAGCTCTCAGCCGACCTCAATCTCCCCCACAAGCTCGCTCTCTGCCTCccgtcttcttctttctcccccGGCCATGGCGACTTCTACGTCAGTGGCGGCCGTACTTCAGGCCTCTGCTCAAACAGGACCTCTCGGAGTCGCTCCTCATCGATCCTGTCAGCTGACCGCCCTTTCATGGCTCCGTATCTCCGTCCGACCT CTATCGACAAGAACGGAAGAGGTGGGACCAAAATCAGTACTCTGACTCCGTACACGGTCCTCCACTCGGCCATCTATAGTGCTCTGGTTGCGGAGTTTTTGAAGCAGGCggcggagaagaagatgaggagaGTGGACCTGATCACGCCATTCGGGGCGTGCTTCGACGCAAGGAGCATAAGGAGTGGAGTGGCGGGGCCGGACGTGCCGGCCATGGCGCTGGTGCTCCCGAGTGACGCGCAGTGGGGGATCGAAGGGGTGAATTCGATGGTGAGGGTGAGCGAGGAGGTGATGCGCCCGGGGTTCGTGGATGGAGGGTCGACGCCGATCACTGCCCTCGTGATCGGGGCGCACCAGATGGAGGACAATCTGGTGGAGTTCGACGTGGCTGTGATGGCGTTCAGGTTCAGCAACTCGCTCCTACTTCGCAACACCGGTTGCTCCCATTCTTGA
- the LOC104417403 gene encoding probable aspartic proteinase GIP2, with translation MVTPPRLFLLPLIASFLSLSSSGTQPPAPSSLIFPVVKDEASRQYYTTIALGTPPSPVKAVLDLSGSYSWFDCAAHYNPSSSSSHRHILCSSARCRAARGGGCFNDTCSVFVHNPLTDVVIEAGLGEDVAVVHHTDGIKYTSRGVIQLPFSCVPSEFMRGISGAGNGVIALSLAPTSLATKSSADLNLPHKLALCLPSSSSSSGHGDFYLGGGPYLRPPIKEDISKSLLVTLLLIDPVSQPPSHGSASPSDQYFIDVTAIKVNFAPVNFKASLLAIDKNGRGGTKISTLTPYTVLHSTIYKALVAEFSRQAAEKKIRRVEPIAPFGACFDTRSVRSGVAGPDVPVIVLVLRSDAQWRIEGANSMVRVSKEVMCLGFVEGGSRPRTAIVIGAHQMEDNLVEFDAASLMFRFSNSLLLRNTSCSHS, from the exons ATGGTGACTCCTCCtcgcctcttcctcctccccttgatcgcctccttcctctccctctcgtccTCTGGAACCCAACCTCCTGCTCCTTCCTCTCTTATCTTCCCCGTCGTGAAAGATGAGGCATCCCGCCAATACTACACCACCATCGCCCTCGGCACCCCGCCTTCCCCCGTGAAGGCGGTGCTTGACCTCTCGGGCTCATACTCTTGGTTCGACTGTGCTGCCCACTACAACCCGTCGTCGTCCTCGTCCCACCGCCACATCCTCTGCAGCTCGGCCAGGTGCAGGGCCGCCCGCGGTGGCGGCTGCTTCAATGACACGTGCAGTGTGTTCGTGCACAACCCGCTGACGGACGTGGTTATCGAAGCTGGGCTTGGCGAGGACGTGGCGGTGGTGCACCACACCGATGGGATCAAGTACACGTCGCGAGGAGTAATA CAACTTCCTTTCTCTTGCGTGCCTTCGGAGTTCATGCGCGGCATCTCTGGAGCCGGCAATGGCGTGATCGCGCTTTCCCTCGCTCCAACCTCGCTCGCTACAAAGTCCTCGGCCGACCTCAACCTTCCCCACAAGCTCGCTCTCTGCCtcccgtcttcttcttcctcctccggcCACGGCGACTTCTACCTTGGCGGTGGCCCGTACCTTAGGCCTCCGATCAAAGAGGACATCTCGAAGTCGCTCCTCGTCACTCTGCTGCTCATCGATCCAGTCAGCCAACCGCCCTCTCACGGCTCCGCATCTCCGTCCGACCAGTACTTCATTGACGTGACCGCCATCAAGGTCAATTTTGCTCCGGTCAATTTCAAGGCATCGTTGTTAGCTATCGACAAGAACGGAAGAGGCGGGACCAAAATTAGTACCCTGACTCCGTACACGGTCCTCCACTCGACCATCTATAAAGCTCTGGTTGCGGAGTTTTCGAGGCAGGCGGCGGAGAAGAAGATCAGGAGAGTGGAGCCGATTGCACCGTTCGGGGCATGCTTTGACACGAGGAGCGTAAGGAGTGGGGTGGCGGGGCCGGATGTGCCGGTGATTGTGCTGGTGCTCCGGAGCGATGCACAGTGGAGGATCGAAGGGGCGAATTCGATGGTGAGGGTAAGCAAGGAGGTGATGTGCCTGGGCTTTGTGGAGGGGGGGTCAAGGCCGAGGACAGCGATCGTGATCGGGGCGCACCAGATGGAGGACAATCTGGTGGAGTTCGACGCGGCTTCGTTGATGTTCAGGTTCAGCAACTCGCTCCTGCTTCGCAACACCAGTTGCTCCCACTCTTGA
- the LOC104414886 gene encoding dual specificity protein phosphatase 1 isoform X4 — MVVNSRFSLKRWGRESNAGNFVKTSDWFNGRRMCQVEEGLFLGSYGDACYKDRLKSSNVTHILTVANLAPAFPSDFVYKVVDVTDTEETHIGQHFEECINFIDEARRQGGSILVHCLWGVSRRLGSGLGQ, encoded by the exons ATGGTGGTCAACTCCAGATTCAGCCTTAAAAGAT GGGGAAGAGAGAGTAATGCTGGGAACTTCGTCAAGACATCGGATTGGTTCAATGGCCGCAGAATGTGCCAAGTTGAAGAG GGTCTCTTTCTGGGTTCTTACGGAGATGCATGTTATAAGGACAGGCTTAAGAGCTCAAATGTCACCCACATCTTGACAGTGGCTAACTTAGCCCCGGCATTTCCCAGTGATTTTGTCTATAAAGTTGTTGATG TCACGGACACTGAGGAAACGCACATTGGACAGCACTTTGAGGAGTGTATCAATTTCATCGATGAAGCTAGAAGACAGGGAGGCAGCATACTGGTCCACTGTTTATGGGGAGTTTCCAGAAG GTTGGGAAGTGGTTTGGGACAGTAG